In the genome of Deinococcus deserti VCD115, one region contains:
- a CDS encoding diacylglycerol/lipid kinase family protein produces the protein MSPAIPPARLDLQGTATLIFNTNAGGSETCSPDHLVEELHKLGFRPVYRATDSEDDLERALTDVHGTVFVAGGDGTIRAAAVHLAGRPDITLGVIPMGTANNIGRMLGVQGHPLEVVASYRNALIQPFDVGRVTAPWGEDLFLEACGCGAFADVMAEYDPEEGKSPVRAAQALSSALREFEPVTVALSLDGEALPEMPYVLLEVMNTKATGPRLRMATSADTQDGLLDVIRIAAHEREGVLAYLAALARDDFEDLPSVQATQARVIDIPYHGQAFHIDGEVRPPEQGGMGNVRIEVWPGALQVLVPSTEDLSSDTEHQVSA, from the coding sequence ATGAGTCCTGCCATACCACCTGCTCGCCTTGACCTTCAGGGAACTGCAACCCTGATCTTCAACACGAATGCAGGAGGCAGCGAGACCTGCTCGCCGGATCACCTGGTCGAAGAACTGCACAAGCTCGGGTTTCGTCCGGTCTACCGCGCCACCGATTCCGAGGATGATCTGGAACGCGCGCTCACGGACGTTCACGGCACTGTGTTCGTGGCGGGTGGAGACGGCACCATTCGCGCCGCTGCCGTCCACCTTGCCGGCCGGCCGGATATTACCCTGGGAGTCATTCCAATGGGTACGGCGAACAATATCGGCCGCATGCTCGGAGTCCAGGGACATCCCCTGGAGGTGGTCGCGTCCTACCGCAACGCGCTGATCCAGCCTTTTGATGTTGGACGCGTGACCGCACCGTGGGGTGAGGACCTGTTCCTGGAAGCCTGCGGCTGCGGAGCCTTTGCCGATGTCATGGCCGAGTACGATCCCGAGGAAGGCAAGAGCCCGGTGCGGGCTGCTCAGGCGCTCAGCTCGGCTCTTCGAGAGTTCGAGCCCGTAACAGTAGCGCTGTCGCTGGACGGCGAAGCTCTGCCCGAAATGCCCTATGTACTGCTGGAGGTCATGAACACCAAGGCCACCGGGCCCCGGCTGCGCATGGCGACCAGTGCCGACACCCAGGACGGGCTGCTGGATGTGATCCGGATCGCGGCCCACGAACGTGAGGGGGTGCTGGCCTACCTGGCGGCGCTGGCCCGTGATGACTTTGAGGACCTGCCCAGCGTTCAGGCGACGCAGGCACGCGTGATTGATATTCCCTACCACGGACAGGCCTTTCATATAGACGGGGAAGTCCGTCCTCCCGAACAGGGCGGTATGGGTAACGTGCGCATCGAAGTCTGGCCGGGTGCGCTGCAGGTGCTGGTGCCGTCCACAGAGGACCTCAGCTCTGACACCGAACATCAGGTGTCCGCGTGA
- a CDS encoding PQQ-dependent sugar dehydrogenase encodes MSRPSSRAALLGAALLTTLACAQGAPQVRFTPYVSGLRNVTTLTHAGDGSGRMYATLQGGQLRVIQGGRLSPQVFLDLSSLVRAGGERGLLGLTFDPRYKQNRRLYVHYTDRNGDTVVARYTAAADFSRADPQSGKTLFTAKQPYANHNGGQLEFGPDGFLYLALGDGGSGGDPQNNGQNLASPLGKILRFDVRGDDAKPAPGNPFLNRQGANPNIWAYGLRNPWRFSFDRQTGDLIIADVGQNAFEEVNRQPRASKGGENYGWRVREASTCFEPSTGCRTQGLTDPVLSYGRNEGQSITGGYVYRGKAIPALKGQYVFGDFASGTVWAARAVGTTWNKVKIGEVQNPSAFGEDEAGELYVAEYGSGRVLKLGR; translated from the coding sequence ATGTCCAGGCCTTCCTCTCGCGCGGCCCTGCTGGGTGCCGCCCTGCTGACAACCCTCGCCTGCGCCCAGGGTGCGCCCCAGGTCCGTTTCACTCCTTACGTGAGCGGACTGCGCAATGTGACTACACTGACCCACGCTGGCGACGGCTCGGGGCGGATGTACGCCACGTTGCAGGGCGGGCAGCTCCGGGTGATTCAGGGCGGCCGGCTGAGCCCGCAGGTTTTTCTGGACCTGAGTTCTCTGGTTCGCGCGGGCGGCGAGCGCGGGCTGCTGGGCCTGACCTTTGACCCCAGATACAAACAGAACCGTCGCCTGTACGTGCATTACACCGACCGCAACGGGGACACGGTTGTGGCGCGTTACACCGCTGCCGCCGACTTCAGCCGTGCCGATCCGCAAAGCGGTAAGACCCTGTTCACGGCCAAGCAACCCTATGCCAATCACAACGGTGGACAGCTGGAGTTTGGACCCGACGGCTTCCTGTACCTGGCGCTGGGTGACGGTGGTTCGGGTGGAGATCCTCAGAACAACGGACAGAATCTGGCCTCTCCGCTGGGCAAGATTCTGCGCTTTGACGTGCGCGGGGACGATGCCAAGCCGGCTCCCGGCAATCCCTTCCTGAATCGTCAGGGCGCCAACCCCAATATCTGGGCCTACGGACTGCGCAATCCATGGCGCTTTTCCTTCGACCGTCAGACTGGTGACCTGATCATTGCCGATGTGGGGCAGAACGCATTCGAAGAAGTCAACCGCCAGCCCCGTGCCAGCAAGGGCGGCGAGAACTATGGCTGGCGGGTGCGCGAGGCCAGTACCTGCTTTGAGCCGTCCACCGGCTGCCGCACCCAGGGCCTGACCGACCCGGTGCTGTCCTATGGCCGCAACGAAGGCCAGAGCATCACCGGTGGCTATGTATACCGGGGGAAGGCCATTCCCGCCCTGAAAGGACAGTACGTGTTTGGGGACTTTGCCAGCGGGACGGTCTGGGCTGCGCGCGCAGTTGGCACCACCTGGAATAAGGTCAAAATTGGTGAAGTGCAGAACCCGTCCGCCTTCGGTGAGGACGAAGCGGGCGAACTGTACGTTGCCGAGTATGGCAGTGGGCGTGTGCTGAAACTGGGGCGGTAG
- a CDS encoding adenosylcobalamin-dependent ribonucleoside-diphosphate reductase translates to MTTLSAQPLTNFDENAQHIAKRQYLQPTDGDVGGMFRRIANWVAGAEQESVREHWAQAYFDLMAEKKFCPGGRVLAGAGTQHGNVLNCFVQGATEHEPSSFEGVMEVARKLALVTKVGGGNGVNLDVYHPRSEGSRPDAGVRGWAYMSAAHADVQDFIEGLMRPPTQPDGDKQPVAVRNWSRVVYGQVVSPELVALARANGVSVVRALPEGVQPVPDDMAGIIGAARKVAEDAKLSLEPRIDLSSMRPEGAPIKGSGGTSSGPVSFLLEIFDNFLEWANRGAEQSGPINTLRFVYAPVLRVVRQGGTRRGAGMATISIEHPDVLDFLTAKDLDREAAEGDISTFNISILVSSAFWDTLQAGGVWPVAAQEVPGKYYLARQEGKFSGTLPELPVRAEDDARGVPVYTLRGGKTGIPAQWLWNEIAQHAWSTGEPGLIFNDRVNEFSALKNLGARYEIRSTNPCGEIPLTVGEPCDLGAINLAAYVKGSDFDYPTFRADVRTCVRFLDDVLDVNVFALEDNRVASQDLRRLGLGVMGLADALIKMGLRYDNEAGRQAISEIMGALRDEAVAESERLGQERGVYPVYERHPGKVPHAPRRNVAVLTVAPTGTTSMLMGVSSGIEPVFSPFIWRKIGSEYRALLHPLFVELLSSYPPASGMAQGDGWDWDKVTEAVSENHGSVVGLPFIPDALQQVFVCAHDIKPLDHVRMQGAVQQAFDAEGFAANSLSKTINLPNNATVQDVQDAYTEAYRTGCKGITVYRDGSRQFQVLSTSKKKEKKAEDQPAQAAAEVMGEQRAEAPHVPEVAAPVTPAPAPATAPARPHYERPTRLSGVTDMVKLTDPTSGHRRSFLVTVNQLGGKPVEVMVISGRAGDEANADSEALGRVVSIALQHGVPAQAIVKTLRGINGGLYGSYNGRLVGSKADLIAVALETFQKDMDAAQLPRLAGGSTDAAPAASTAQGVSVDGMARERCPVCEEKAIIREEGCLKCQACGYSKCG, encoded by the coding sequence ATGACCACCCTTTCTGCCCAGCCCCTGACCAACTTCGATGAGAACGCCCAGCACATTGCCAAGCGGCAGTACCTGCAGCCCACCGACGGTGACGTGGGTGGTATGTTCCGCCGCATTGCCAACTGGGTCGCGGGGGCTGAGCAGGAAAGCGTGCGCGAGCACTGGGCCCAGGCCTACTTCGACCTGATGGCCGAGAAGAAGTTCTGCCCTGGTGGACGGGTCCTGGCTGGGGCCGGCACACAGCACGGCAACGTCCTGAACTGCTTTGTGCAGGGTGCCACCGAGCACGAGCCCAGCAGCTTCGAGGGCGTGATGGAAGTGGCCCGCAAGCTCGCCCTGGTCACCAAGGTCGGCGGCGGCAACGGCGTGAACCTGGACGTGTATCACCCCCGCAGCGAGGGCAGCCGTCCGGACGCGGGCGTGCGCGGCTGGGCTTACATGAGCGCCGCACACGCGGACGTGCAGGACTTTATCGAAGGCCTGATGCGCCCCCCGACCCAGCCGGACGGCGATAAGCAGCCGGTCGCCGTGCGCAACTGGTCCCGTGTGGTGTACGGACAGGTTGTCAGCCCGGAACTGGTGGCCCTGGCGCGAGCCAACGGGGTCTCGGTGGTCCGCGCTCTCCCTGAAGGCGTCCAGCCTGTTCCCGACGACATGGCCGGCATTATCGGCGCGGCACGCAAGGTGGCCGAGGATGCCAAGCTGAGCCTGGAGCCCCGCATCGACCTGAGCAGCATGCGTCCTGAAGGCGCGCCCATCAAGGGGTCCGGCGGCACCAGCAGCGGCCCGGTCAGCTTCCTGCTGGAAATCTTCGACAACTTCCTGGAGTGGGCCAACCGCGGCGCCGAGCAGAGCGGCCCCATCAACACGCTGCGCTTCGTATACGCCCCGGTCCTGCGCGTGGTGCGTCAGGGCGGAACGCGGCGCGGCGCCGGTATGGCGACCATCAGCATCGAGCACCCCGACGTGCTGGACTTCCTGACCGCCAAGGACCTGGACCGCGAGGCCGCCGAGGGCGACATCAGCACCTTCAATATCAGCATTCTGGTCAGCAGCGCCTTCTGGGACACCCTGCAAGCAGGCGGCGTATGGCCGGTGGCTGCGCAGGAGGTGCCCGGGAAGTACTACCTGGCCCGTCAGGAAGGCAAGTTCAGCGGCACCCTGCCCGAACTCCCGGTGCGCGCCGAGGACGACGCCCGCGGCGTGCCGGTCTACACCCTGCGCGGTGGCAAGACCGGCATCCCGGCGCAGTGGCTGTGGAACGAGATCGCCCAGCACGCCTGGAGCACCGGTGAACCGGGGCTGATCTTCAACGACCGCGTCAACGAATTTTCCGCGCTGAAAAACCTCGGCGCGCGCTACGAGATCCGCAGCACCAACCCCTGCGGTGAGATTCCGCTGACCGTCGGTGAGCCCTGCGACCTGGGGGCCATCAACCTGGCCGCCTATGTAAAGGGCAGCGACTTCGACTACCCTACCTTCCGCGCGGATGTCCGCACCTGCGTGCGCTTCCTGGACGACGTGCTGGACGTGAACGTGTTCGCGCTGGAAGACAACCGCGTGGCCTCGCAGGACCTGCGCCGCCTGGGCCTGGGTGTCATGGGGCTGGCCGACGCCCTGATCAAGATGGGCCTGCGCTACGACAACGAAGCAGGTCGTCAGGCCATCTCCGAGATCATGGGTGCTCTGCGTGATGAAGCAGTTGCCGAAAGCGAGCGCCTGGGCCAGGAGCGCGGCGTCTACCCGGTATACGAGCGTCACCCCGGCAAGGTGCCCCACGCACCCCGCCGCAACGTCGCGGTGCTGACCGTGGCGCCCACCGGCACCACCAGCATGCTGATGGGCGTGTCCAGCGGAATCGAGCCGGTCTTCTCCCCTTTTATCTGGCGCAAGATCGGCAGCGAGTACCGCGCGCTGCTGCACCCCCTGTTCGTGGAACTGCTCTCCAGCTACCCGCCCGCCAGCGGTATGGCTCAGGGCGACGGCTGGGACTGGGACAAGGTGACCGAGGCTGTCTCCGAGAACCACGGCTCGGTGGTTGGGCTGCCGTTTATCCCCGACGCGCTGCAGCAGGTGTTCGTGTGCGCTCACGATATCAAGCCCCTGGATCACGTACGCATGCAGGGCGCCGTGCAGCAGGCCTTCGATGCCGAGGGCTTCGCGGCCAACAGCCTCTCCAAGACCATCAACCTGCCCAACAACGCCACTGTGCAGGACGTGCAGGACGCCTACACCGAAGCCTACCGGACCGGCTGTAAGGGCATTACGGTGTACCGCGACGGCTCACGCCAGTTCCAGGTGCTGAGCACCAGCAAGAAGAAGGAGAAAAAGGCCGAGGACCAGCCCGCTCAGGCTGCCGCCGAAGTCATGGGCGAGCAGCGCGCGGAAGCTCCCCACGTGCCCGAGGTCGCTGCCCCAGTAACACCCGCACCTGCTCCAGCTACTGCCCCCGCCCGCCCGCACTACGAGCGGCCCACCCGCCTGAGCGGCGTCACCGACATGGTCAAGCTGACCGATCCCACCAGCGGCCACCGCCGCAGCTTCCTGGTGACCGTCAACCAGCTGGGCGGCAAGCCCGTGGAAGTCATGGTCATCAGCGGCCGCGCCGGTGACGAAGCCAACGCCGACAGCGAAGCCCTGGGCCGCGTGGTCAGTATCGCCCTGCAGCACGGCGTGCCGGCCCAGGCGATCGTCAAGACCCTGCGTGGCATCAACGGCGGCCTGTACGGCAGCTACAACGGCCGTCTGGTGGGCAGCAAGGCTGACCTGATCGCCGTGGCGCTCGAAACCTTCCAGAAGGATATGGACGCCGCGCAGCTTCCGCGTCTGGCCGGGGGCAGCACCGACGCCGCGCCCGCTGCCAGCACTGCCCAGGGCGTGAGTGTGGACGGCATGGCCCGCGAGCGCTGCCCGGTGTGCGAGGAGAAGGCCATCATCCGTGAGGAGGGCTGCCTGAAGTGCCAGGCCTGCGGCTACAGCAAGTGCGGATGA
- a CDS encoding SDR family oxidoreductase: MSSSLVLKPVSQQVMVITGASSGIGLSTARLAASKGAKLVLAARSRQALQQLVHELTEAGTQAVEVFADVSCQEDVEHIAEVALKSFGGFDTWVNNAGIGLYGPLEELQVEDMRRLFEVNFWGVVYGSRVAVAHLKHKGGALINVGSVASEQAVPLQGVYSASKHAVKAYTDALRMEMEHAHYPVAITLIKPGPIDTPFPMHAHSELNREPQHVPPVYAPTVVAEAIVQAATRPEREVFVGVGPKTMGAMGKLVPGATERALAASVIPRTFSNRSPLQRENSVLRKPSESLRERGDYPGRVQVAGSSTGAAPVFRRFALGVIGVGAALLWRGLRR, translated from the coding sequence ATGTCGAGCTCTTTGGTTTTGAAGCCGGTCTCACAGCAGGTCATGGTGATTACCGGAGCTTCCAGCGGTATTGGCCTGAGTACCGCGCGCCTCGCGGCCTCAAAAGGGGCGAAGCTGGTGCTGGCGGCCCGCAGCAGACAGGCCCTGCAGCAACTAGTCCATGAGTTGACAGAAGCAGGTACTCAGGCGGTTGAAGTCTTTGCTGACGTCAGCTGCCAGGAGGATGTCGAGCATATTGCCGAAGTTGCTCTGAAATCTTTTGGAGGCTTTGACACCTGGGTCAACAATGCAGGGATCGGTCTCTACGGGCCTCTGGAAGAACTACAGGTGGAGGACATGCGCCGCCTTTTTGAGGTCAACTTCTGGGGCGTGGTCTACGGCTCCCGGGTTGCGGTCGCACATTTGAAGCATAAGGGTGGGGCCCTGATCAACGTAGGCAGCGTCGCATCTGAGCAGGCCGTACCTTTACAGGGCGTGTATTCTGCCTCTAAACATGCTGTAAAAGCTTATACCGACGCTCTGCGTATGGAAATGGAACACGCGCACTACCCGGTCGCCATAACACTCATCAAACCCGGGCCGATTGATACTCCTTTTCCAATGCATGCTCACAGCGAACTCAACCGCGAACCACAGCATGTTCCGCCTGTATATGCGCCTACTGTCGTAGCAGAGGCTATTGTGCAGGCGGCCACGCGGCCTGAGCGTGAAGTGTTCGTAGGGGTTGGGCCTAAGACAATGGGCGCAATGGGTAAGCTTGTACCTGGCGCTACAGAACGAGCTTTGGCAGCGTCAGTTATTCCCCGGACTTTTAGCAACCGCTCGCCACTACAACGTGAGAATAGTGTTCTGCGCAAGCCATCCGAGTCGCTCCGCGAACGGGGTGACTATCCGGGACGTGTTCAGGTGGCCGGCAGCTCCACCGGGGCCGCGCCTGTCTTTAGGAGATTTGCTCTTGGAGTCATCGGCGTGGGCGCTGCCCTGCTGTGGAGGGGGCTGCGCCGCTGA
- a CDS encoding class I SAM-dependent DNA methyltransferase: MQRPPFTALAAVYDAIMADVEYDHWADFVLSYARDGGVPVPDVTALDLACGTGGFTRELLKAGLRVTGLDGSAEMLREARVRLPDVPFVQGDLRTFELQERFGLMTCVFDSLNNLLTPEDLGAALERAWAHLTPGGLLAFDVNTRLGVRELWEGDTIEGLAPLPGGEEVHYHWSHHYDPEADLGVVQAFCRLGEQEFVETHRERGYDPQDLEPLLRRAGFTRFEIVEYPDYADPAPDVARVWVFAWKEGV; the protein is encoded by the coding sequence ATGCAGAGGCCGCCTTTTACTGCGCTCGCCGCGGTGTACGACGCGATCATGGCGGACGTTGAGTACGACCACTGGGCTGATTTTGTTCTGTCGTATGCACGCGATGGTGGGGTTCCTGTGCCGGACGTTACCGCGCTGGACCTGGCGTGCGGAACCGGCGGCTTTACGCGGGAACTGCTGAAGGCTGGCCTGCGGGTCACCGGGCTCGACGGCAGTGCCGAGATGCTGCGGGAGGCGCGCGTACGGCTGCCGGACGTGCCTTTCGTGCAGGGGGATCTGCGGACGTTTGAGCTGCAGGAGCGCTTCGGGCTGATGACCTGTGTCTTCGACAGCCTGAACAACCTGCTGACGCCCGAAGACCTGGGAGCCGCCCTGGAACGCGCCTGGGCCCACCTGACTCCGGGTGGTCTGCTGGCCTTTGACGTCAATACCCGCCTGGGCGTGCGTGAGCTGTGGGAGGGAGACACCATTGAAGGACTGGCGCCGCTGCCCGGAGGCGAGGAGGTGCATTACCACTGGTCACACCACTACGACCCTGAAGCTGATCTGGGCGTGGTGCAGGCCTTCTGCCGGCTTGGCGAGCAGGAGTTCGTGGAAACTCACCGCGAGCGGGGTTACGACCCCCAGGATCTGGAGCCGCTGCTTCGCCGGGCAGGTTTTACTCGCTTTGAGATTGTTGAATACCCCGATTACGCTGACCCGGCCCCTGACGTGGCGAGGGTCTGGGTGTTCGCCTGGAAGGAGGGGGTGTGA
- a CDS encoding NAD(P)H-dependent glycerol-3-phosphate dehydrogenase, with protein sequence MNASPDLPVLGAGGWGTALAINAARSAPVRLWARRPEFAAQLTQTRVNAEYLPGVTLPEAVKVTADLEDAVRQASFALVVVPSVGVLELLEALPRQLGVVLCAKGLAPDGGRLSELARDMGFARVAVLSGPNHAEEIARGLPGATVVASDDEGLALAVQSALMTPSLRVYTSTDVIGVELGGVLKNVIALAAGMVDGMSLGDNAKAALITRGLREMQRYLVALGAHEDTVYGLSGLGDLVATATSRHSRNRAAGEAIARGEHPGQGGKVVEGLRTAGLLDAWATAHGHDLPIVRAVAQVTRGEWTPKAGIASLMEREAKAERHD encoded by the coding sequence GTGAACGCGTCACCGGACCTGCCGGTCCTGGGAGCTGGGGGGTGGGGCACAGCCCTGGCGATCAACGCCGCCCGGTCCGCACCGGTGCGTTTGTGGGCCCGGCGGCCGGAGTTCGCCGCGCAGCTGACCCAGACTCGCGTGAACGCGGAGTATCTGCCCGGCGTCACGCTGCCGGAGGCTGTGAAGGTCACAGCCGACCTGGAAGATGCGGTCCGGCAGGCCTCTTTCGCCCTGGTGGTGGTGCCCAGCGTAGGTGTCCTGGAACTGCTGGAAGCGCTGCCCCGACAGCTGGGTGTGGTGCTGTGCGCCAAAGGGCTTGCCCCGGATGGAGGACGCCTGAGTGAACTGGCCCGGGACATGGGTTTTGCGCGTGTGGCCGTTCTGAGTGGCCCCAATCACGCTGAGGAGATTGCCCGTGGGTTACCCGGGGCCACCGTGGTCGCTAGCGATGACGAGGGGCTGGCCCTGGCCGTACAGTCGGCTCTGATGACGCCCAGCCTGCGGGTGTACACCAGCACCGACGTGATAGGCGTGGAACTGGGCGGCGTGCTGAAAAACGTGATCGCATTGGCGGCCGGCATGGTTGACGGCATGAGTCTGGGCGACAATGCCAAGGCTGCCCTGATCACGCGGGGCCTGCGGGAGATGCAGCGGTATCTGGTGGCTCTGGGGGCCCACGAGGACACGGTCTATGGGCTGAGCGGCCTGGGTGATCTGGTGGCCACGGCCACCAGCCGCCACAGCCGTAACCGAGCAGCCGGTGAAGCCATCGCGCGCGGGGAGCATCCAGGTCAGGGAGGTAAGGTCGTCGAGGGGTTGCGGACGGCCGGGCTGCTCGACGCCTGGGCGACCGCCCACGGTCACGATCTGCCCATCGTGCGGGCAGTCGCTCAGGTGACCCGGGGCGAATGGACCCCCAAGGCCGGCATTGCCAGCCTGATGGAACGCGAGGCCAAAGCCGAACGTCATGACTGA
- the dnaB gene encoding replicative DNA helicase: MELTPRVPPHSNDAEISVLGSILLDNDTLSQLGDTVAPEMFYREGHRKIFTAMRTLQERGEPVDLVTLSEDLRVKGQLDEVGGLTYLIGLSDQVPTAAYAEHYARIVQEKHTLRQLISASGKAMQLAYDAQLPLEDLLDRAEKMIFEVAEQKKKGEAFQAMGEVVHDTFEYITLLHANKGIPDGVSSGFRDLDEQISGLQKGSLNVLAARPSMGKTAFALSIAQNVALRGEKTVAVFSLEMPSVQLALRMLCSEARVDMNRIRSGQLNERDFERLAHAAGRLAEAPMVIDDEPDLTLNGLRSKLRRIAAQHGQLGLVVIDYLQLMSGGKSNGGSDNRQQEISTISRGLKGLARELEVPIIVLSQLSRAVEQRPNHRPMLSDLRESGAIEQDADIVMFIYRDEYYNKETDQQGIAEIIIGKQRNGPVGTVKLQFHSAHVRFNDLAPEGV; the protein is encoded by the coding sequence TTGGAACTCACGCCACGCGTCCCCCCACACAGCAACGACGCCGAAATCAGCGTGCTGGGCAGTATCCTGCTGGACAACGATACTCTGTCGCAGCTGGGCGATACGGTTGCCCCGGAGATGTTTTACCGGGAAGGCCACCGCAAAATTTTCACCGCCATGCGGACCCTGCAGGAGCGCGGCGAGCCGGTTGATCTGGTTACCCTCAGCGAGGACCTGAGGGTCAAGGGTCAGCTTGATGAGGTGGGCGGTCTGACCTACCTGATCGGCCTGTCGGATCAGGTGCCCACTGCCGCGTACGCCGAGCATTACGCTCGGATTGTGCAGGAGAAGCACACCCTGAGGCAGCTGATCAGTGCCTCGGGCAAGGCGATGCAGCTGGCGTACGACGCCCAGCTGCCGCTGGAAGACCTGCTGGACCGCGCCGAGAAGATGATCTTCGAGGTCGCTGAGCAGAAGAAGAAAGGCGAAGCTTTCCAGGCGATGGGCGAGGTCGTCCACGACACCTTCGAGTACATCACGCTGCTGCATGCCAACAAGGGCATTCCCGACGGCGTCAGCAGCGGCTTCCGTGACCTGGACGAGCAGATCTCGGGATTGCAGAAAGGCAGCCTGAACGTGCTGGCTGCCCGCCCGTCGATGGGCAAGACGGCGTTTGCCCTGTCCATCGCGCAGAATGTGGCGCTGCGCGGTGAGAAGACGGTCGCGGTGTTCAGCCTGGAAATGCCCAGCGTGCAGCTGGCCCTGCGCATGCTGTGCAGTGAGGCGCGCGTGGACATGAACCGCATCCGCAGCGGACAGCTCAACGAGCGTGACTTCGAGCGGCTGGCACACGCGGCCGGCCGCCTGGCCGAAGCGCCGATGGTCATTGACGACGAGCCGGACCTGACCCTCAACGGCCTGCGCAGCAAGCTCAGACGTATCGCCGCGCAGCACGGTCAGCTGGGACTGGTGGTCATCGACTACCTGCAGCTGATGTCGGGCGGCAAAAGCAATGGCGGCAGCGACAACCGACAGCAGGAAATCAGCACCATCTCGCGAGGGCTCAAGGGACTGGCGCGCGAGCTGGAAGTCCCGATCATCGTGCTCTCGCAGCTTTCGCGTGCGGTGGAGCAGCGGCCCAATCACCGACCCATGCTTTCGGACCTGCGTGAGTCAGGAGCTATCGAGCAGGACGCGGATATCGTGATGTTTATCTACCGCGACGAGTACTACAACAAGGAAACCGATCAGCAGGGCATCGCGGAGATCATTATCGGCAAGCAGCGCAACGGCCCCGTAGGAACGGTCAAGTTGCAGTTTCACAGTGCGCACGTGCGGTTTAACGACCTTGCGCCGGAGGGCGTGTAA
- a CDS encoding PHP domain-containing protein produces the protein MLGRPPHTIRGLSNNLVFREGVQVMRMDLHCHTEVSHDCRTALRNIPGWMLRTNTRVIAVTDHDQQRGGPELQQIIRDMGLDDRLSVIAGEEVTTSEGELIGLFLQERIPPGLTPEETASQIKEQGGLVMLQHGFDPLKRYRLRSEAISRIADQVDIVETFNSRLSRHHWNRVADDWATARTLPVCAGSDAHTLRDIGEAWVETPFRVIYTSDDLLASLREGQLAGNWTHPVYAYGRKQWRNFNDQFRRD, from the coding sequence ATGCTGGGCCGCCCACCGCACACCATCCGCGGTCTGAGCAATAACCTCGTGTTCCGCGAAGGCGTACAGGTCATGCGCATGGATCTGCACTGCCACACCGAAGTCAGCCACGATTGCCGCACAGCCCTGCGCAACATTCCCGGCTGGATGCTGCGCACCAACACCCGTGTGATTGCCGTGACTGACCACGACCAGCAGCGCGGAGGCCCGGAGCTACAACAGATCATCCGTGATATGGGCCTGGACGACCGCCTGAGCGTGATTGCCGGAGAGGAAGTCACGACGTCCGAGGGCGAGTTGATCGGTCTGTTCCTTCAGGAACGCATTCCTCCGGGACTGACCCCAGAGGAAACAGCAAGTCAGATCAAGGAGCAGGGCGGTCTGGTGATGCTCCAGCATGGCTTCGACCCGCTGAAGCGCTATCGACTGCGGTCTGAGGCAATTTCACGAATTGCCGATCAGGTGGATATCGTCGAAACCTTCAATTCCCGTCTCTCGCGGCACCACTGGAACCGGGTGGCTGACGACTGGGCCACTGCCAGAACCCTGCCGGTCTGTGCGGGCAGTGACGCCCACACCCTGCGCGACATTGGGGAAGCCTGGGTTGAAACTCCATTCCGGGTGATCTATACATCCGACGATCTGCTTGCAAGTCTGCGTGAAGGCCAGCTTGCCGGCAACTGGACGCATCCCGTCTATGCCTATGGACGCAAGCAGTGGCGCAACTTCAACGACCAGTTTCGACGTGACTAA
- a CDS encoding DUF1802 family protein, which yields MPLSALKEWDAQCQLLSQGRIALLIRKGGIMETHDGFEVEHRQFLLYPTFLHQNPAELQPPYHNLLRPDPSPGTIHFPALAEVVAVHKVEALEQALALESWQALTAGAIERRFHYRNRPWVHALLLRVRPLLQPLTLPETPGMLGCVSWVPLAETEVVAGDPVVSDDLLETRQAQLETLLGS from the coding sequence ATGCCGCTGTCTGCACTCAAGGAATGGGACGCCCAGTGCCAGCTACTCTCCCAGGGCCGCATAGCCCTGCTGATCCGCAAGGGCGGCATCATGGAAACCCATGACGGCTTTGAGGTCGAGCACCGTCAGTTTCTGCTGTATCCGACCTTCCTGCATCAGAACCCAGCCGAATTGCAGCCGCCGTACCACAACCTCCTGCGCCCCGATCCCTCGCCCGGCACCATTCACTTTCCAGCGCTGGCTGAGGTGGTCGCCGTCCACAAGGTCGAGGCGCTGGAGCAGGCTCTGGCGCTCGAATCCTGGCAGGCCCTAACTGCCGGAGCCATCGAGCGGCGGTTTCACTACCGCAACCGCCCGTGGGTACATGCGCTGCTGCTGCGGGTGCGGCCGCTGTTACAGCCCCTGACCCTGCCGGAAACTCCAGGCATGCTGGGCTGCGTGAGCTGGGTGCCGCTGGCAGAAACGGAGGTTGTGGCGGGTGACCCTGTGGTTTCCGACGATCTGCTTGAAACCCGCCAAGCGCAACTGGAGACCCTGCTGGGTTCCTGA